From the Bdellovibrio reynosensis genome, one window contains:
- a CDS encoding c-type cytochrome yields the protein MPDVGQKLVSLKWKASFKQGLYILIYLLVAIAWIAFDGHALTIESEESKTADLKPVFNKITWQWGKDQDVWMMNQSHHGANADPTQWDRLAIFIDKTKNPKVARFYQLKPGDLKWSDNLIEQRVEYRANCFICHNNGPRAIRPFAESQDAALTWRERIKIHTWNLRMKAYGRIVYDRTHDQEDAHLTVPFSYHSREDNTFLKVKTCVRCHNESGSFARGFLRRQHIGTIRALIQKGHMPPLGFSLDQKEKRQLEDFIRGF from the coding sequence ATGCCCGATGTAGGCCAGAAACTGGTTTCACTAAAATGGAAAGCCTCTTTTAAACAGGGGCTTTACATTCTTATCTATCTGCTTGTAGCTATCGCATGGATCGCTTTTGATGGCCACGCGCTCACTATTGAATCTGAGGAATCTAAAACAGCGGATTTGAAACCCGTATTTAATAAAATCACCTGGCAGTGGGGTAAAGACCAGGATGTCTGGATGATGAATCAAAGTCATCACGGAGCGAATGCTGATCCCACCCAGTGGGACAGGTTGGCCATCTTTATTGATAAAACTAAAAATCCCAAGGTGGCCCGTTTTTACCAGTTAAAGCCCGGTGATTTAAAATGGAGCGACAATTTAATTGAGCAACGAGTTGAATATCGCGCCAATTGTTTTATCTGTCATAACAACGGCCCGCGTGCGATCCGTCCGTTCGCAGAAAGTCAGGACGCTGCCTTAACGTGGCGTGAGCGAATCAAGATCCACACTTGGAATTTAAGAATGAAGGCCTATGGCAGAATTGTTTATGATCGGACACATGACCAAGAGGATGCACATCTGACTGTTCCTTTTTCATATCATTCTCGCGAAGATAATACCTTCTTGAAAGTCAAAACTTGCGTACGCTGCCATAATGAAAGTGGATCTTTCGCTCGCGGTTTTTTACGCCGCCAGCACATAGGCACTATTCGCGCCTTGATACAAAAAGGTCACATGCCTCCTTTAGGATTTTCATTGGATCAAAAAGAAAAAAGGCAGCTTGAAGACTTTATTCGTGGTTTCTAA
- a CDS encoding substrate-binding periplasmic protein, giving the protein MFETLANYTASTPDHLTVSVLLYFFMPAQLLFLLLNLFVQTAFSNEVVRISTGEWSPFVSEHLENKGILAHITKEAFAVKGVDVQYGFFPWARAAQFSKTGEWDGTIAFVRLKEREPFYLFSDPIYVGHYAFFHLKSTPFSWNDYADLKDKLIASTIGFGGMGDGFIEAEKKGAIKVLRLLSDVQSFNMLMAKRAAAVPSDVEVGYVLAKKLYGEKAILITHNDHYIQRAEYHLVISKKIKHGQDLINKFNSGLAQLRKSGRYQEILNSWYEKPIYKDAVPRKYLKLKK; this is encoded by the coding sequence TTGTTTGAAACATTGGCGAATTACACAGCTTCAACACCGGATCATTTAACTGTTTCCGTGCTATTATATTTTTTTATGCCAGCTCAGCTATTGTTTCTTTTATTGAATCTTTTTGTTCAAACCGCGTTTTCAAACGAAGTGGTGCGCATCTCTACGGGAGAGTGGTCACCTTTTGTTTCAGAACATCTTGAAAATAAAGGCATACTTGCTCATATCACTAAAGAAGCATTTGCAGTGAAGGGAGTGGATGTTCAGTACGGATTTTTTCCGTGGGCACGCGCGGCCCAGTTTTCAAAAACTGGAGAGTGGGATGGAACCATCGCTTTTGTACGTCTGAAAGAGCGTGAACCTTTTTACCTATTCAGTGATCCTATTTACGTCGGGCACTATGCTTTCTTTCACCTTAAGTCCACTCCTTTTTCTTGGAACGATTATGCAGATTTAAAAGATAAACTTATCGCTTCAACAATTGGCTTTGGCGGGATGGGGGATGGGTTTATCGAGGCTGAAAAAAAAGGAGCTATAAAGGTCCTTCGCTTGCTATCGGATGTTCAGAGTTTCAATATGTTGATGGCTAAAAGAGCCGCAGCTGTTCCCAGTGATGTCGAGGTGGGTTATGTGCTGGCGAAAAAACTTTATGGCGAAAAAGCGATCCTCATTACGCACAATGATCATTATATTCAACGAGCTGAATACCATTTAGTGATTTCCAAAAAAATTAAACACGGCCAAGACTTGATTAATAAATTTAATAGCGGCCTTGCGCAACTTCGTAAATCGGGGCGCTATCAAGAAATTCTAAATAGCTGGTATGAAAAGCCCATTTACAAAGATGCCGTCCCTAGAAAATACCTAAAGTTGAAAAAATAG
- a CDS encoding S8 family serine peptidase: protein MNRQKLTTIIAVGVLSLIASSASAEKFLISFKDHNQAQAFKSSIQNNAGVRLDSDLSDLQVLIVEAQNQNQIFNFVDAKDLRFIEKQKVYGAPRVQLAPTPVSNLPRMTLMNNQVPVSQGLKMISVPQAWTMSRGVGARVMVIDSGIDQNHPAFAGRIEQMKNFTDEGGPENTKDDGGHGTHVAGIIAAQAAQEAVGVAPQAKLLIAKVCGVKGCKSDAIAKALGWALREKVDVVNMSLGGGGSVTERFMINQLDGEQIPVVAAMGNNGMEATPLPAGYLSVTAVGAVDMSGQRAAFSNWSPALDLMAPGVGIRSAVPLGMGRAALSSFQTQSGDWKVLPGVTFIGVPTTSLNEASIFGEYGTVDELTKVNATGKILVVKRGNLPLLDKIKNAQKAGASALVICNNDSALVSGSLSEDPNEIQVPVIMVEKTAGEELIANLANSSSLKVQFEIQAADYAEFSGTSMSSPYVAGVVALMRSVVPGITSWKIRQIMDGTATPIKTEIPNQTGKGLVNAKAAVDGAYAVRKKYRKIN from the coding sequence ATGAACCGTCAAAAACTTACTACTATCATTGCAGTTGGTGTTTTATCTTTAATCGCCTCTTCAGCGAGTGCTGAAAAATTCTTAATTTCATTTAAAGATCACAATCAAGCGCAAGCCTTCAAATCTTCAATTCAGAATAATGCAGGGGTTCGTCTAGATAGTGATTTGTCTGATCTGCAAGTTTTGATCGTAGAAGCGCAGAACCAGAATCAAATCTTTAATTTCGTTGATGCAAAAGACCTTCGTTTCATCGAAAAACAAAAAGTTTACGGTGCTCCTCGGGTGCAGCTGGCACCGACGCCGGTTTCTAATTTACCGCGCATGACTTTGATGAACAATCAGGTGCCGGTTTCCCAAGGTCTTAAAATGATCAGCGTACCTCAAGCATGGACTATGAGCCGTGGTGTTGGCGCGCGCGTGATGGTGATCGATTCAGGTATTGATCAAAATCATCCGGCTTTTGCGGGCCGAATTGAGCAAATGAAGAATTTTACAGATGAAGGCGGCCCTGAAAACACAAAAGATGATGGCGGTCACGGAACCCACGTAGCTGGTATTATTGCAGCTCAAGCGGCACAAGAGGCCGTGGGTGTGGCTCCTCAAGCGAAACTACTTATTGCTAAAGTGTGCGGAGTAAAAGGTTGTAAGAGTGATGCGATTGCAAAAGCTCTAGGCTGGGCCCTTCGTGAAAAAGTAGATGTTGTGAATATGTCTTTAGGTGGCGGCGGAAGCGTTACTGAAAGATTTATGATTAATCAATTAGACGGAGAGCAAATTCCAGTTGTTGCAGCTATGGGTAACAATGGTATGGAGGCGACTCCTTTGCCTGCGGGATATCTTTCTGTGACGGCAGTAGGTGCAGTTGATATGAGCGGGCAGCGTGCAGCGTTTTCTAACTGGAGCCCAGCTTTAGACTTAATGGCGCCAGGTGTGGGTATTCGTTCTGCAGTACCATTGGGGATGGGCCGAGCTGCGCTTTCAAGCTTTCAAACTCAAAGTGGTGATTGGAAAGTTCTTCCTGGAGTGACATTTATCGGGGTTCCTACGACTTCCCTAAATGAAGCATCTATTTTTGGTGAATACGGCACAGTGGATGAACTTACAAAAGTAAATGCAACAGGAAAGATCCTAGTAGTTAAACGTGGCAATTTGCCATTGTTAGATAAAATCAAAAACGCGCAAAAAGCGGGGGCTTCAGCTTTGGTTATCTGCAATAACGATTCAGCTTTGGTAAGCGGGTCATTAAGTGAAGATCCAAACGAAATCCAGGTCCCTGTAATTATGGTCGAAAAAACAGCTGGCGAAGAATTAATCGCTAACTTAGCAAACTCTTCGTCACTTAAGGTGCAGTTTGAAATTCAAGCCGCAGATTATGCAGAATTCAGCGGTACTTCAATGTCATCTCCCTATGTGGCAGGTGTTGTGGCATTGATGAGATCTGTCGTTCCAGGCATCACTTCTTGGAAAATTCGTCAAATCATGGACGGTACAGCGACTCCAATTAAAACTGAAATTCCAAATCAAACTGGCAAGGGCTTGGTCAATGCCAAAGCTGCCGTTGATGGTGCGTACGCTGTACGTAAGAAGTATCGCAAAATTAATTAA
- a CDS encoding DUF4288 domain-containing protein — MKNKRWFAVKTLYITRAVGKSSGKGKQAFAELLEERVVLFQAATPLAAVKAAEKDAKEYSQYTYTNFENQSVRTEYLKACDVFEIYESLDTGVEVFASTGVLTKKPSKNDLITRRLGKMETNSTIKMRKRFMSKELGSYI, encoded by the coding sequence ATGAAAAATAAAAGATGGTTTGCCGTAAAAACGCTTTATATAACTCGTGCTGTGGGTAAATCCAGCGGAAAAGGCAAACAGGCCTTTGCTGAATTGCTTGAAGAGCGTGTAGTATTGTTCCAAGCAGCAACTCCGCTTGCCGCAGTAAAAGCGGCTGAAAAAGACGCTAAAGAATACAGCCAATACACTTATACAAATTTTGAAAATCAATCCGTACGCACTGAGTATTTAAAAGCCTGCGATGTTTTTGAAATTTATGAATCACTAGATACTGGTGTTGAAGTTTTTGCATCAACTGGAGTATTGACTAAAAAACCATCTAAAAATGATCTGATTACACGTAGACTTGGAAAGATGGAAACAAATAGCACAATTAAGATGCGCAAAAGGTTTATGAGTAAGGAATTAGGTTCTTACATCTAA
- a CDS encoding LysR family transcriptional regulator, giving the protein MKISNLGLSAFLQTAKDLNITNAAKELGLTQSALSQRISLLEADLEVTLFVREPRGLKLTEAGEKLLKFASIQKQLENELLWDIKGSQENIAGHFRLAAYSSVLRSMIIPSLAGLMRAHPGISIDFQSYEMYELPDVLKSAKADLIVMDYKWGKSGLHESVLGYEEFVVIESVKHQSPADVYLDHGPLDNATESFFKNQSKVPKLIRRSFMGDVYGIIDAVELGLGRAVMSRHLVNDNKYVKIVPGYQKYKRPITIHYHDQPYYSRLHSLILKELEKKAPSFLS; this is encoded by the coding sequence ATGAAAATCTCGAACTTAGGCCTTTCCGCCTTCCTGCAGACCGCCAAGGACTTGAATATTACAAACGCCGCCAAAGAGCTGGGATTAACCCAGTCTGCTTTGTCGCAACGTATTTCCCTTCTTGAAGCAGATCTTGAAGTGACCTTGTTCGTGCGAGAACCACGAGGTTTAAAACTCACGGAGGCAGGAGAAAAACTGCTGAAATTTGCCAGTATTCAAAAGCAATTGGAAAACGAACTTCTGTGGGACATCAAAGGCTCTCAAGAAAATATCGCCGGTCATTTTAGATTAGCGGCCTATTCTTCGGTTTTACGCTCTATGATTATCCCTTCTTTAGCGGGCCTCATGCGCGCTCACCCGGGAATCAGCATCGATTTTCAGTCCTACGAAATGTATGAGCTTCCGGATGTTTTGAAATCTGCTAAAGCGGATCTTATCGTCATGGATTACAAGTGGGGTAAAAGCGGCTTGCATGAATCCGTGCTTGGTTATGAGGAGTTTGTGGTGATTGAAAGCGTGAAACATCAAAGTCCCGCTGACGTCTATTTGGATCATGGCCCCTTAGATAATGCGACGGAATCATTTTTTAAAAATCAGTCCAAAGTTCCCAAACTTATTCGTAGATCCTTTATGGGCGATGTTTATGGAATTATTGACGCGGTTGAATTGGGCCTGGGCCGCGCGGTGATGAGCCGTCATTTAGTCAACGACAATAAGTACGTGAAGATCGTTCCGGGATATCAAAAGTACAAACGACCCATTACTATTCACTACCACGATCAGCCCTATTATTCGCGCCTGCACAGTTTGATTTTAAAAGAACTTGAGAAAAAGGCGCCGTCCTTTTTGAGCTAA
- a CDS encoding LamG domain-containing protein, with product MSQQNVFLLTTKTFIGALVFAVGLQAQSSQQSDRLSNYNKSVLADNPVMFLNMGSPRLGIEQDLSGNGNAGRYFPSVSRPRTVRMPNGEYAADFNGLDQYLEIRSAANLSVPTTGILTLEAWIRPRTLEFPKVEGSGYVYWMGKGMPNEHEYAMRMYSYTNAENRPNRISGYAFNLTGGLGSGAYFQDAVKVDQWLHVTLVINTKATSATYPTGYVKIYKNKRLRQTQGLHQFDVIPGAGSAPLRIATRSLNSFFLGAIGKVAVYDYELKPAQIVKHQDVMCKSGGCYGAFWEN from the coding sequence ATGAGTCAACAGAATGTCTTTTTATTAACTACAAAAACTTTCATAGGCGCTCTTGTCTTTGCGGTAGGTTTGCAAGCTCAATCTTCACAGCAATCCGATCGACTATCTAATTACAATAAGTCTGTTTTAGCTGATAACCCAGTGATGTTTTTAAATATGGGTTCACCAAGACTTGGGATCGAGCAGGATCTGTCAGGGAACGGTAATGCGGGAAGATATTTTCCCTCAGTATCTCGTCCGCGCACCGTAAGAATGCCTAACGGGGAATACGCAGCAGACTTTAATGGACTTGATCAGTACTTAGAAATTCGTAGTGCTGCGAATTTATCGGTGCCAACTACGGGGATACTGACACTTGAAGCATGGATCAGACCACGCACTTTGGAATTTCCAAAAGTGGAAGGAAGTGGTTACGTTTACTGGATGGGTAAAGGAATGCCGAATGAACATGAGTACGCCATGCGCATGTACTCATACACCAACGCAGAAAATCGTCCCAATCGAATTTCAGGTTATGCATTTAACTTAACTGGCGGCTTAGGTTCCGGCGCCTATTTTCAGGATGCTGTGAAAGTGGATCAGTGGCTTCACGTGACTTTAGTGATCAATACGAAAGCAACTTCAGCTACATATCCTACAGGCTACGTGAAGATATATAAAAATAAAAGGTTAAGACAAACGCAAGGCCTTCATCAATTCGACGTCATTCCCGGTGCAGGGTCTGCACCGTTAAGAATTGCTACTCGCAGTCTTAATTCTTTTTTCTTAGGTGCGATTGGAAAAGTTGCTGTCTACGATTACGAACTTAAACCTGCGCAAATTGTTAAACATCAAGATGTGATGTGTAAATCAGGTGGGTGTTACGGGGCGTTCTGGGAAAATTAA